Within Quercus lobata isolate SW786 chromosome 5, ValleyOak3.0 Primary Assembly, whole genome shotgun sequence, the genomic segment tttaatttgtCAGGATCCTTCGTAAATACCATCAAAAATAGAGTTGTAATGACTAAGAGTCTTAACAATGTATAACATATATTTAAAGCAATTACCTGTATTTTCTTATacttatgagattttaaatGATCCCGCGCATCGCGCGGGTTAaacactagtatatataaaagcagagacctcatgcgAGAGTGCATGAGGTTCTACCATGTGGCGTTCTATATGAGTTCTTTGCAATCCTCTTTATTATGAAACGATTTTTTCCaaccttaaaaattaaaacaatgaaGCTTTTATGTTTAGCACTTATTGCTTCATCAAAAATCAATTCAGTTCTTCCTCTCTTCTAACTCTTCACTTCTTTCcattacaaaaacaaagactCTTCACTGATTCCggacaacccaaaaaaaataaaaactttatttcacCGTTCAAATTTAAATGCACACTATGGATAAGCACCTGACCAAGTGAGACCAAGCTTTGCACTATTACAcctttataataatattatacttCCAAGTAATTTCTGTTGAGATCAAACccatcttaaattttttaaatttcattcattCTCTTTCTTAACTCTTCATTTCTTTCTGAGTCTCTTAACTCTTCACTTCttctagcaaaaacaaaaataaaaacaaaaactccttCACTTCCCCTTTCAATTAAATGCACACTATGTACCTGTTTCTTTTGAAGATTATATATTGATAGATCAACGATTCCTCTATGAGTTCATGGACAAAAGCTCCTTTCTTAGTGGTTTGCAATGTTTGAGGGAAGACAGACTCAGGGAGATTTATGCTTCAACTTCACCTATTTTGGCCGGGGAACTAAAGTCATTAAACCCAAGGAGAAAAAGCCACCAGCCCCTAATTTATCAAACCCTTCTTCAGTATCTAAGAGGTACAAAATACTAATAGTCAATTTGTTCattctttgttgttgtttggtaaTGGGTTTTTGATAATCAAACTAGATGGtggtttgtttcttttcatttgaacTGTTAACTGGTTGAGATTTTTACTGAGCCACAccgtttttgtaatttatgatttgggttttggtgaATGATTTAAATATGTTACATGAGGATGTGATTAAGACAATTAGTTGAATTGGGTACTATTTACACCCTAAGGCAAAGACAGGTTGAGTAAATAATCTAGTTTTGTTGGGCAGGTAGAAAGATCAATGAGGAAGAAGCTTAATCAATAAATCAAGCTCCTCTATGCCACATGTAATCGGAGCACAAACTCATGTATCTGTATGGATTGGGTCACATTCAAAGCGCCAATGGAGGGAAAACTTTTGTGGGATTTGAAGTGCAAAGAGCCCAAgagtaattatatattttattttgaatccaaagtgtttgataaaatgcttgacagaaaatttataatttttatttggttgtatGATGTAGCAGCCTATATAATTGACATGAgtgaaacaaattaaattagctATGGGGAAGaaagttgttattatttttacgtgaataattttcttttacctaTTGAGGGGTTAAGTATTATTTGGTTGCAAAGTTTTAAATTAATCACCATAATCTACACATATTCTATGTCCTACTAAATGGTAGAAActcaattgttaaaaataagcacaaaaaaagaaacaatagaATAGTAAAGGTACAAATTAAGAACTAAGTGGGcagaaaaaattatgtggtgTCTCCATTATTTGAAGGTTAGCCTAGaatctatataaataaaaaattgttaaatatattatacgGGTAcacctttgttaaaaaattgttaaatatgtTGAATCATGTCTACCTCAACCATCATTGAAACTacttgctttatttatttatttattggtcaAGTATCATGTACAACTGTCCGCAAGAGCCTTGACAATATCAAAGTGTGTTTGTTGCTTCGCCTAGACATGAATGCAACCTTAGCACTGCTATagttaaaatattattgaagaTGCTTCATAAGATCAATGCCTTAGTTAGACATTTCGTATGACAAGGGATAGGTTGAAGGAGCTTGATATGCATAATGTATGCTTGCAATTAATTGGTTTACAATCAATTCATGGTTTGCAACAAAATATGCCTACATTCTCCGAAGTTTCTACTATAATTGTAGGTGATTTTAGCAATGAAAATATCCACCATttatgctataatatatgtacaaaaatttcaaaaaccattTTACATAAAAGCTTATAGCATTATCCGCGCAACGCGCGGGCAACCTTCTagttaaaatacaaataacctATTTTCGactaaaacaaatatttttaaattttaaattcatttaattaaaaccAAACTAAAGTCTAGGTTCAAAAAACGAAATTcaccacacacaaaaaaaagtgaaatctttAGTAGTGTGTTTTACCTGCCCATTCCAAATGGCTTCTAATCGATGGTTGGGCTGCAACGTCAACACTGACCTGTCAATGGGGCCAGGCTGCGCATGGTTAATCTGTCCAGCATTTGCAGCagccatacaaaaaaaaaaaaaaaaaaaaaaaagagatagatattACAAGGATCCCcctaattaaaatacaaataacctATTTTcgactaaaaaaaatatttttaaattttaaattcatttaattaaaaccAAACTAAAGTCCAGGTTCAAAAAACGAAATtcaccacacaaaaaaaaaagtgaaatctttAGTGGTGTGTTTTACCTGCCCATTCCAAATGGCTTCTGATCGATGGTTGGGCTGCAATGTCAACACTGACcttaggggtgtccacgggtcggttcgggtcgggtttatGCCCAACCCGCAACCGACCCGCTTACATCAGGTGGCTGATGGAACGACCCGCTGCCGACCGCCGACGACATCGGGTCGAGTCGGATCGGTCTCCGGTGAACGACGGTCGGGTCGGTCGGCCTCGGTACTGAGAAAAATCACGGAATCTTCGCCGGATTGACTTAAATCCACCGCATAAGCCCAGATTTCAGAGAAAATCACAAGATCTAAgcaaaaattgaagcaaaaagCACTATATCAAGCCCAGATTTGAGCAAAATCAAGCAAGAATCGAAGCAAAAATCAATCCCAGATCTGAGCAAAATCGAAGCAAAAGCACCACATCTAGCCGGATCTAAGTAAAAATCAAGCAAAATCTTCATCTCCCCACCGGATCTAAGCAAGAAAACCAAGATCTTCACCGGATTTAAAGAGAAAACCAAGATCTTCGCCGAATCTGACCAAAAACTACCAAACTTCTCACCGAAATATCGACAAATTTGAACGGATCTGGGTAAAACCGGCGTTCTTTCTTCGCTTTCGTCGGTCGGATCGGGTATATCGGGTTTTGAGGAAGAAAACCCGCCATCCGAACCGCCTAAAACGGTTTTTGGTGGCGGAGACCCGTCTCCGACCATCACCGGCGTCGGGTCGGCCGGTTTTCGGGTCGGCCCGGACGGTTTGGGCGGGTGGGTCGGTTTTCGGGTTCTGATGGACACCCCTAACTGACTTGTCAATGGGGCCAGGCTGTGCATGGTTAATCTGTCCAGCATTTGCAGCAGCCATACTGCACAAAAATGATAAGCAATTACCACATACTAGacattattgaaaacaaaacaaaaacaacctaaaaaatattgtcaataaTAATACATAATGAAACAAGGTATGCATTTGATGTTACatctaactttttcttttatataggTTATTTGAACAAACCTctaacaaaaccacaaaatacaaataattattactttCAAGTTGCATCCATCTAATAGGTCAAAAATAGAGCACAAAGGAACAATCTCTGTCCCAAAGCTTTAATTAAGCAACTTGTTGTTGTGTATGTATTGCATGGTTTGCAGAGtgcatatgagagagagagagagagagagagagagagagtgagtgttCAATAATTTGAATAACTGATTATTGACAATTATATGgcattagattttttatttattacaatatgcaaaatatgagaaataattttaaaaaagaattcaatatgcaaaataatttagtttagtTATCTAAAAGAATTCAATATTCAAAATGCTAAAGCAATATTTACGTTTGAAAGAATAAGGAATAACATTGAATGCACCACCTCCTTGGAATTTTGCAACTGTAACTACCTGCATGTTTATGCTTTTATGTTTGAAAGTTTAACTAAAAAGCTAGGCAGTAACTAAGATGCCGTTCTGCCAAGGCTTGTCATGGACATTTATAATTCATTCACTAAAAAGTGGTAGGGCACAACATGGAATaaagggaaacaaaaagaaattaagaaataaaaaagaaggcgGCATTTCTAAAAGACGATATTATTGCAAAGAAAGTATTATAATAAATTGACAATTGAAAATATGTATCTTTGTTTCATTTGCTAGGGGAAAGAATCCCATGTGCATGTTGCCATGTTGTTAGATATAGGAACAGGTTGTTTCAACCGGAAGTAATCTAACTAAACTATATCTACAATAATCTATGCAATTAGTTCTGTGTGAAACTATTAGCACATGCTGAAAAGACCAAAGGGGGGGaatcaaactttttcaaatggGATTTTAATAATGAGATTGTACAAGACAGATAccacatataaaaaatatatgtggtGGGAGGCAGAAAAGACTTAATGACAAGGCCAAGGGTATTGATGGGAAAGCTCTGTAAGGGTATTGATGCAGGAATAAGATAGGTTTTTTAAGGCTGCACTATTTATTTGCGTTTTGATGGGAAGGCTccctcaaccaaaaaaagaatctGATACAAGGAAATAAACTTTGTTCTTATGACTTAATTTACGTTTCCAAAATAATTTACGTTTCCATCTAAAAATGGAGAAAGTAATATTTTCCTCAAAACAATCTAATTTTGGTCAAGTGATGGTTTCAAAAACGACTGCTGTATTAGATATTAGGAATTTAGGGGACATGTATTCCTAGTCACTTCTCATAATAAGACTTAAAAAAGAGAGTCAAACTTGGCCAATGTATGCTTCCTATATAGGAATtggtgactttttttttggatgaaatttcaaattgagCTCAAGTTTTGGGCTTTTGAATAGTGGTCTAGCTAAGTACATATCTTCTAtggatttatatttttggatattAATAGGTTCCATGTTGTTAGTCCCCAATTAATAGGTAAGGAAGTAGAATCACTGGACTAATGGGCTTTgttaatctttgttttttttcagaTTGATCCACGCCATCGTTATGGACACAATTTACACTTTTACTATGATGTCTGGTCTGATAGCAAGAGCACCCAACCTTTCTTCTACTGGTACTCATGaaaattaactttttctttcttggtaTAATTGCTTTTGATTTAGCCTTATCCTTCTTTATCACTgatttctaactttatttttctcctCCTCTGAAACTGAAGGTTGGATGTTGGTGATGGTAAAGACCTAAATCTTGAAAGGTGCCTAAGGACTGTTCTACAACGTCAATGCATCGCGTATCTTGGACCAGTAAGTATTACTAATCATACCATCTGTTACTGCATTCCAATAATACACCCCCTCTCCATTTTAAATGTGTTCATTTCATGGtttagattaaatattacaaatttaagtGTATCCACTGcaacatcatttaaaattttaagtaacatgGCTCTTTATACATTagatccaaaaaataatatcttaACTGTGAAATGGACCCCCTCCAATCTtgtttcttcatcaaatttgTTGTGTTCAATTTACATGCACACACTCCCATAAGCATCTTTGCAACCTAGATAAGTGCCTACATAGATAACTAAGTGGCTTCTTATGAATGTGGATAAGTGCATATATTTCACTATTTCACTGTTATAACTTTACATTCTCTGTCGTTTGGTATTACAGAAAGAGAGGGAAGCATATGAAGTAATTGTAGAGAGTGGAAAGCTTTTATACAGGCAAACAGGGATGCTTATTAACACAGTTGAGGGTTCTAAGTGGATTTTTGTGCTCAGCACATCAAGGGCTTTGTATGTGGGTcagaagaagaaaggtgttTTCCAGCACTCAAGTTTTCTATCGGGAGGTGCTAAATCAGCAGCAGGGAGATTAGTTGCCCATGATGGGGTTCTTGAGGTACTATCTATAACATAGCATAGACACAATTATTGATTTTTCATCATGTTGCAGTTCAATTTCTAAGCCAaatgcatctctctctctctctcacacacgcacacacacgaACACACCAGCATCTTATATATTGGTCTGTCAAAGagaaatttggatttttaagtGCTTTGCTTATTAATTTGTCTTATTTCATTTCTAAGTGTTTATCTGCACAGCAGTACATTCTACATTTCTTATGGTCTTTCTAAAACCTACCAAAGATGAATCTGAAGCATCTGTGTTATCTGCAATCAAATACCCAAATTCATCCCCTTCAAAGCCACACCACATGTCATGCCATTTTTTTGTCCTCCTTCATCACAATAAtatactcaaacaaaaaaaataaaaaatactgatGTTATCTAAAATTCATCCCCGAAATTTGTCTTAATTCGAACATAAAATT encodes:
- the LOC115991802 gene encoding IQ domain-containing protein IQM5-like isoform X3; amino-acid sequence: MTYGRSYVLSIIMSFLTIKYGTQNKRQLLRYLGIGRSLTKSCESCCWHTWMRTQIDPRHRYGHNLHFYYDVWSDSKSTQPFFYWLDVGDGKDLNLERCLRTVLQRQCIAYLGPKEREAYEVIVESGKLLYRQTGMLINTVEGSKWIFVLSTSRALYVGQKKKGVFQHSSFLSGGAKSAAGRLVAHDGVLEVLSIT